The Candidatus Dependentiae bacterium genomic sequence TCAAATTCTGTCACCAAGTGAACTGAATACACTGGATGAAGATGGTTATTCCCCTTTGCATAATGTTATTATTGATGAAGAACTTAGTTTAGCTCCAACTTATATACAGGCAATAAAAAATGCTGTTTACTGTTGGACCGAGGCTAAAGGTGAATCCTTTTGCGGTAAAGCTTATCATAAAGGAGATAATATTGATCCTATAATGGTAACTTGGAGTGCAGATCAATATGGAAAAGAAGATGCATTAAACGCCTTTCTTGCGATTTTTGAAGAATGCAAAATCACGCAAATTGAGCAAGTAAAATCCCTTATTAAATCAGGAGCCAACGTTAATCTTCCAGACAGCGAAGGAAGAACTGCATTGTGGTGGGCAGCTGAACGCAATCTACCTGAAATCATTTCTGTTTTAATAGAACTTGGAGCCAATGTTGATGGGTATGGTACAAACATACCGCTACACATTGCCGCTCTAGATGGAAATAAAGAAGCCGTCGAATGCCTTCTTTCAAATTGTGCCAATGCAAATCTTATAGATGAAGATGGCAACTCGGCATTACATTTAGCCGGATTGGGTGAAACATGGTTATATCCATCAAAAAGTGAAGATTATAAAGGATGTAATCCTGACAAATTACAAGATTATATAAATAT encodes the following:
- a CDS encoding ankyrin repeat domain-containing protein; translated protein: MNKKIFKIFLSFSLIFNIFANNGTAQLLSEEKNNLPSQILSPSELNTLDEDGYSPLHNVIIDEELSLAPTYIQAIKNAVYCWTEAKGESFCGKAYHKGDNIDPIMVTWSADQYGKEDALNAFLAIFEECKITQIEQVKSLIKSGANVNLPDSEGRTALWWAAERNLPEIISVLIELGANVDGYGTNIPLHIAALDGNKEAVECLLSNCANANLIDEDGNSALHLAGLGETWLYPSKSEDYKGCNPDKLQDYINIIQRLIRHGAKKDLKNKMGFTPLQMAINQQKEFYPELTEITLAKYIEDDLFVK